Proteins encoded in a region of the Eriocheir sinensis breed Jianghai 21 unplaced genomic scaffold, ASM2467909v1 Scaffold454, whole genome shotgun sequence genome:
- the LOC126992404 gene encoding phospholipase A2 group XV-like, protein MRWLFLLLFASHALSEAKSDRPVPPVILVPGDGGSQMEAMLDKPEVVHYICSKKTTYWFDLWLNMELLMPEIIDCWIDNMRLVYNSTTHTTKNSPGVKIRMPGFGNTDTVEWLDPSHRYPTGYFYDIVQAMVTSDLAYKRGTTVRGAPFDFRKAPNELQYYFDALRQLTEEMYNTSGQRVVYLLHSMGGPITWYFLGHQPQSWKDKYVEAVISLAGAWGGSIKAVKVYTAGDNLGIYLISPQNIRKEQRSAPSLAFLLPLPTVWKSDDVLVQTPEKNYTTANFKDLFEALKLPDAYNMYLDTKDLLKTLPPPGVELHCLYGHTVNTVEKLVYQEGHFPDSPEIIFGDGDGTVNIRSAKVCESFKDKQKQKVHAKPFPNMEHMAILKEVNSIAYILQVLHNITQKNEKAAAAAKSSQGKKELFMNIIKKKEVIAPSATHETLRTEESIHASAEAALNNEKTMQATATAAKTMMKTEAAIHAAAAAAKAALRKEAVDARMHEQAPAAAHKVTHVEALEKSREKNMVKQYLVQNLQDENRIKRRSVDPSAFWKTLNSNPNVS, encoded by the exons ATGCGctggcttttcctcctcctctttgcctcccaCGCCCTCAGTGAAGCCAAGAGTGACAGACCAGTGCCACCCGTGATATTAG TGCCTGGCGATGGCGGCTCTCAGATGGAAGCGATGCTGGACAAGCCAGAAGTTGTTCACTACATCTGCTCCAAGAAGACGACTTACTGGTTTGACTTGTGGCTCAACATGGAGCTGCTCATGCCGGAGATCATCGACTGTTGG ATTGACAACATGCGACTCGTGTACAAcagcaccacccacaccaccaagaACTCTCCAGGAGTGAAGATACGCATGCCGGGCTTTGGCAACACTGACACTGTGGAGTGGCTCGACCCTAGCCACCGCTACCCCACTGGCTATTTTTATGACATTGTTCAGGCCATGGTGACTTCTGACCTTGCCTACAAGAGAGGGACCACTGTCAGGGGAGCGCCATTTGACTTCAGGAAGGCTCCAA ATGAGCTGCAGTACTATTTTGATGCCCTACGGCAGCTGACAGAGGAAATGTATAACACGAGCGGTCAGCGTGTGGTGTACCTGCTGCACAGCATGGGCGGCCCCATCACCTGGTACTTCCTGGGCCACCAGCCGCAGAGCTGGAAGGACAAGTATGTGGAGGCCGTCATCTCCCTGGCCGGCGCCTGGGGAGGCTCCATAAAGGCCGTCAAGGTGTACACTGCAG GAGACAACTTGGGGATCTACTTGATCAGCCCTCAAAACATAAGAAAGGAGCAGCGATCAGCGCCCAGCCTTGCTTTCCTGCTGCCCTTGCCTACTGTATGGAAGTCAGATGATGTGCTTGTTCAGACCCCAGAGAAAAACTACACCACAGCTAATTTCAAGGACCTGTTTGA GGCATTAAAGCTTCCTGATGCCTACAACATGTACCTAGACACCAAGGACCTGCTGAAAACCCTGCCACCGCCGGGCGTTGAGTTGCACTGCCTGTACGGCCACACTGTTAACACAGTGGAGAA ATTGGTCTATCAGGAAGGCCATTTTCCCGACAGTCCTGAGATTATCTTTGGAGATGGAGATGGGACTGTTAACATTCGCAGCGCTAAAGTCTGTGAGTCG TTCAAAGATAAACAGAAGCAGAAGGTGCATGCCAAGCCCTTCCCAAACATGGAGCACATGGCCATCCTGAAGGAAGTCAACAGCATCGCCTACATCCTACAGGTGCTCCACAACATTACACAGAAGAATGaaaaggctgctgctgctgctaaatCCTCTCAGGGAAAGAAAGAGTTGTTTATGAATATcatcaagaaaaaggaagttaTTGCTCCATCTGCTACACATGAAACCCTGAGAACTGAAGAATCCATTCATGCTTCTGCTGAGGCTGCTCTGAACAATGAGAAAACTATGCAAGCTACTGCCACTGCTGCTAAGACTATGATGAAGACTGAAGCAGCTAttcatgctgctgctgctgctgccaaggCTGCATTGAGGAAGGAAGCTGTGGATGCCCGTATGCATGAACAAGCTCCTGCTGCAGCCCATAAAGTCACTCACGTGGAGGCTTTGGAAAAGTCAAGAGAGAAGAATATGGTGAAGCAATATTTGGTGCAGAATTTACAAGATGAAAACAGGATCAAAAGAAGAAGTGTTGATCCTTCAGCCTTCTGGAAAACCCTAAACAGCAATCCTAATGTGTCATGA